CCCAGTCGAGGTGCGTGAGCGGGTGCGCCTGTCGCAGGCCCTGCTGCGTGCGTATGCCGATCCCCTGGAAGCGTTGGCCCAAAGTGCCAGCGGCGCCCTGCTGATGAAGCTCGGCCTGTTCGAGGACCTTGCTGTCGCGTCGCTGATCTCGCACTCGTCGGCCGTTCCGCGACTTGCGAGCACCGAAGAGCACGAAGGGCACCCGGTCTACGCCTTCGAGGACGCCAACCGTGCTCCGGCTGTGGGAGCGCCGTGAGCAGGCGGTTGGAACTGCTGAGCCTGCCACTGGATCCGCTGGATTTGTCCGGCGCAGTGGAGACCACCTCGGCCTGGATCACGGCCGAGTCACGGACGCCTCGCACGGTCGTCACCCTCAATCCGGAGATCGTGGTGCAGTCGCAGCACAATGAAGCGCTGGCTCAGGCAATCCGTTCGGCGGACCTTGTGACGGCTGATGGTGTGGGGATCGTGTGGGCCGCCCGACAGCTGCTCGGCGAGACACTGCCCGGGCGCGCTCCCGGCATCGACATCGCCTTCGAGCTGATGGCGCGGCACGGCGCGAGTTTACGGGTCTTTTTGCTGGGCGGTCAGCCCGGTGTTCCAGAACTGGCCGCTCAGCAGGCCGTCCAGCGCTGGGGTGTGACGGTTGTCGGTGCTCACCACGGTTTTTTCGCCGCCGCCGAGGACCAGCGGATCGCTGAACTGGTGCGCGACGCGCAGCCTGACCTGCTGCTGACCGCGATGGGCGCAGCCCGGCAGGAAATCTTCAATCAGTATTGGGGCCTGATCATGAACGTGCCCGTGATGATCGGCGTGGGTGGGACACTCGACGTGCTGGCGGGAACCGCTCAACTCGCGCCGGGCTGGACGCGCCGAATGGGCGTCGAATGGATCTGGCGTGTGGCCGGGGACCGCCGCCGTTGGAACCGGGCGCCGCGTTTGGCCCAGTTTGTCCGTCTGGTGAGACGCGAACGGCGCCGACTGGCAGCGCGCGAGCAGGGACGCTGACCCGCCCGTATCGCGCCGACCGTGCAAAGCCGCAGACCGGCAGGCGACCGCCGCGCCAGGCGGTCACAGCTCGAAGTCACGCGGGCGGCGTTGCAGCCTTTGCTCCAGAAAACGCTGGTGGGCCAGCAGCGACAGGCTTTCGGAGCGCGCAGCGTCTTCCAGAACGCCTCGCACTGCCTCCTGCAGCATCGTCAGCTGCCCCATCAGCAACTCCCGTCCGGTTTGGCCGCCTTCCAGCACGACCGCATCGGTCGCCGCGCCGGGCAGTCGAAGATACGCGTTCACCGTGTCCGGCAGATATTGCCTTACCGCCTGGTGAAGCAGACGAGCGTACTCGCCGTCCTCCAGGGCCCGTGAATTCAGATAGGCGCCGGTCTCCTCGACGACGCGCTGAAACTCACGAACCGCGATGACGGCCTCAACTGGCAGATCAGCGGCCGTGCGCGACAGCAGCTCCTCGATACTCTTGCTTAGTGCGTCGTCCGCCTGTCCAGGCACCACCCGACCCGCCGCCGGCCGGGTGTCCCTCCTTTGAGCTGACCGTTTATCCAGGCACGTGTTATCCAGGCACGCGCCGCGCTGAGTGCCCAGACGTTCGTTTTCGCGTTGGTGCCCCCGCCGTGCCCTGCTTTCCCTGGGGCCGCTCAGCACCGAAAGAATCCAGATCAGCGTCACGAGGGCGGCCATGTTGACCAGCCAGAAGTTGGCCGTGAGAATCGCCAGGGCGGTCATGAGGAGGGCGGCTACAATCGGCCCCGGGAGTCTCTCGTCGCGTGAAGATCGGCGTACCAGCAGCGCCAGGGCGATCAGGGCGATGATGATCAGTAACGGCATGTCGCTTGGGGCTCCTTTCGGAATAGAAACTCGGACGGCAGGCGAGGAGCAGGGTCACGGATGCAAAGTACCCACCTGCTTGCTGCCCATTACGAGCGTTACGGTGCCTGGGTTCCGCCAGAGTTCGCCCAGGCCGGGCGCCGGACGCGCGCAATCCGGGCGTGGCGCCCGAACGCCAGACCGGCACTTCGTGTCCTGCCATCGGCAGGCGGAGCCAAGCGCGTGCTCAGGCCGGGTGAGTCCGCCCCGTCAGGGTTTCAGTGCAGGCGACGCGCAGCAGCGACAGCAGCTCGTCCAGCTCACGGTCGGTCGCGTTGAGCGGTGGCCCCAGCAGCAGGTGGTCACCGCGCCGGCCATCGAGCGCGCCACTTCCAGGGTACGTGATCAGACCATGCGCGAAGGCCGCTCGGCCGAGCCGCTCGGCCAGACCGGGATCGTCGTAGGCTTCCCGGGTGTCAGGGTCGCCCAGGACCAGGCCCAGCATCAGGCCCCGGCCGCGGACCTCCAGAATCTGTGAAAAATCCTGCGCAAGGTCGCGCAATCCCGCCAGCAGCGCGTCACCAGCACACCGGCTGCGTTCTACCAGATTCTGCTGTTCGATGACTTCGAGCACCGCGTCACCTGCCGCCAGGCTGATCGGGTGTCCGGCGTACGTGAACCCGTGCTTGAAAGCGCCCG
The Deinococcus peraridilitoris DSM 19664 genome window above contains:
- a CDS encoding WecB/TagA/CpsF family glycosyltransferase, which translates into the protein MSRRLELLSLPLDPLDLSGAVETTSAWITAESRTPRTVVTLNPEIVVQSQHNEALAQAIRSADLVTADGVGIVWAARQLLGETLPGRAPGIDIAFELMARHGASLRVFLLGGQPGVPELAAQQAVQRWGVTVVGAHHGFFAAAEDQRIAELVRDAQPDLLLTAMGAARQEIFNQYWGLIMNVPVMIGVGGTLDVLAGTAQLAPGWTRRMGVEWIWRVAGDRRRWNRAPRLAQFVRLVRRERRRLAAREQGR